A single region of the Raphanus sativus cultivar WK10039 chromosome 1, ASM80110v3, whole genome shotgun sequence genome encodes:
- the LOC130510151 gene encoding G-type lectin S-receptor-like serine/threonine-protein kinase RKS1 isoform X3, protein MKIVFIFFFFFYLLQSCICDNTIMRMQSLRDGDLIFSEGKRFAFGFFSLGVSKLRYVGIWYAQVSEQTVVWVANRDRPMNDTSGVIRFSSRGNLCIYASVNTTEPLWSTNVSESIVEPTLVARLSALGNLVLLDSVTEKGFWESFDHPTDSSLPFMRLGFTRKDGLDRILTSWKSPGDPSSGTFTFRINRTGFPQMILYKGMVPWWRTGSWTGLKWSGVPGMARRGSSIFHSSFVNTEDEVSITNRVTDASVITRMMVNETGYVQRFTWVATEKRWNVFWSVPKEECDYYAHCGLNGYCDPTISASFVCTCLPGFEPKIPRDWLLRDTSGGCTQKNNASICGEKEGFVKLKRVKIPDTSVASVDMNITLKECEQRCLRNCSCVAYASAYHEGEGGAKGCLTWHGDMLDARIYMDSGQDFYIRADRKEIERWNKNGSLRKRRVIFIVTSLIAAVMLLTVISFCFVRKRRKSNRRRRSSTILAPGSLDIEDQFRFEEDQGREWELPLFELNTIVTATNNFAFRNKLGEGGFGPVYKGVLENGMEIAVKRLSKNSCQGMEEFKNEVKLISKLQHRNLVRMLGCCVESEEKMLVYEYLPNKSLDYFIFDEEQRAELAWPKRMEIICGIARGILYLHQDSRLRIIHRDLKASNVLLDNEMIPKIADFGMARIFGGNQIRGSTNRVVGTYGYMSPEYAMEGHFSVKSDVYSFGVLILEIVTGKKNSTFHKESLNLVGQIWDLWNKDEATKVVDKLMNQKIYDENEVMKCVHIGLLCVQENASDRPDMPSVVSMFSHNANDFPPPKHPAFTSGRKTHVKNDDSTSGAYPSGENSNSVNDITLTDVHGR, encoded by the exons ATGAAGAtcgtcttcatcttcttcttctttttctaccTCCTCCAGTCTTGTATCTGCGACAATACTATCATGAGAATGCAGTCCTTAAGAGATGGTGATCTCATATTCTCCGAAGGGAAGAGATTTGCATTTGGATTCTTCAGCCTTGGAGTTTCAAAGCTCCGATATGTTGGGATATGGTATGCTCAAGTCTCTGAGCAGACTGTTGTCTGGGTTGCAAACAGGGATCGTCCTATGAACGACACGTCTGGGGTGATTAGGTTCAGCAGCAGAGGGAATCTCTGCATCTATGCATCAGTGAACACAACAGAACCTCTCTGGTCGACTAATGTTTCGGAGAGTATAGTGGAACCAACTCTAGTGGCGAGACTCTCTGCTCTAGGGAACCTTGTTCTGCTTGATTCAGTTACAGAGAAAGGTTTCTGGGAGAGCTTTGATCATCCGACAGACTCTTCTCTTCCGTTTATGAGGTTGGGTTTCACACGAAAAGACGGCTTGGATCGCATTCTGACGTCTTGGAAATCTCCTGGTGATCCAAGTTCTGGAACTTTCACATTCCGGATAAATCGTACGGGATTTCCGCAGATGATTCTGTACAAAGGTATGGTCCCATGGTGGCGTACGGGATCGTGGACCGGGTTGAAATGGAGCGGTGTGCCTGGAATGGCAAGAAGAGGCTCTTCTATCTTCCATAGCTCGTTTGTTAATACTGAGGATGAAGTATCTATAACTAACCGTGTGACGGATGCTTCAGTCATAACAAGAATGATGGTGAACGAGACAGGATACGTGCAGCGTTTCACATGGGTCGCAACGGAGAAGAGGTGGAACGTGTTCTGGTCAGTTCCTAAAGAAGAATGCGACTACTATGCACACTGTGGCCTTAACGGTTACTGCGATCCCACAATCTCAGCATCATTTGTGTGCACATGCCTTCCGGGTTTTGAGCCAAAGATTCCCCGGGATTGGCTCTTGAGGGACACTTCAGGTGGGTGTACACAGAAAAACAACGCTTCAATATGCGGTGAGAAAGAAGGGTTTGTGAAGTTAAAGCGCGTGAAGATTCCCGACACATCGGTTGCAAGTGTGGATATGAACATAACACTGAAGGAGTGTGAGCAGAGGTGCTTGAGGAACTGCTCTTGTGTCGCTTACGCAAGCGCTTACCACGAGGGTGAGGGAGGAGCAAAAGGGTGCTTGACATGGCACGGCGATATGTTGGATGCGAGGATATACATGGATTCGGGACAAGATTTCTACATACGTGCAGACAGAAAAGAGAtag AGCGGTGGAACAAAAATGGCTCATTAAGGAAGAGGAGAGTCATTTTCATTGTCACCAGTTTGATTGCAGCCGTAATGTTGCTAACCGTCATTTCGTTCTGTTTCGTAAGGAAGCGACGAA AGTCGAACAGGCGTAGAAGATCTTCAACAATTTTGGCGCCAGGTTCTCTTGATATTGAAGACCAATTCAGATTTGAAGAGGACCAGGGGAGAGAATGGGAGTTACCTCTCTTTGAGCTTAACACTATCGTTACAGCGACGAACAATTTCGCTTTCCGTAACAAGCTTGGAGAAGGTGGTTTCGGACCCGTTTATAAG GGCGTGTTAGAAAACGGTATGGAGATAGCAGTGAAGAGGTTGTCAAAAAACTCATGCCAAGGAATGGAAGAGTTCAAGAACGAGGTCAAGTTGATATCAAAGTTGCAGCATCGGAATCTCGTGAGGATGTTAGGATGTTGCGTAGAATCAGAAGAGAAGATGTTGGTATACGAGTATTTACCAAACAAGAGCCTAGACTATTTCATATTCG ATGAAGAGCAGAGAGCGGAGTTGGCTTGGCCAAAACGGATGGAGATAATATGTGGGATTGCTCGCGGAATCTTGTATCTTCATCAAGATTCAAGACTGAGGATCATCCACAGAGACCTCAAGGCCAGCAATGTACTTCTTGACAACGAAATGATCCCCAAGATTGCGGATTTTGGCATGGCGAGAATCTTTGGCGGCAACCAAATCAGAGGAAGCACAAATCGGGTCGTCGGAACATA CGGATATATGTCACCGGAGTATGCAATGGAGGGTCATTTCTCCGTTAAATCCGACGTCTACAGCTTCGGAGTATTGATCTTAGAGATCGTAACAGGGAAGAAAAACAGTACTTTCCACAAGGAATCTTTGAACCTAGTTGGACAA ATATGGGATCTATGGAATAAAGATGAAGCAACGAAGGTCGTAGACAAACTAATGAACCAAAAGATTTATGATGAGAACGAAGTGATGAAGTGCGTACACATTGGGCTGCTTTGCGTACAAGAAAATGCTTCGGATAGACCAGACATGCCCTCTGTTGTGTCCATGTTTAGTCATAACGCCAATGACTTTCCTCCTCCAAAGCATCCTGCGTTCACGTCGGGAAGGAAGACACATGTCAAGAATGACGACAGCACCTCCGGTGCTTACCCCAGTGGAGAAAATAGCAATTCTGTTAATGACATTACTCTCACTGATGTTCATGGCCgttga
- the LOC130510151 gene encoding G-type lectin S-receptor-like serine/threonine-protein kinase RKS1 isoform X4 — protein sequence MKIVFIFFFFFYLLQSCICDNTIMRMQSLRDGDLIFSEGKRFAFGFFSLGVSKLRYVGIWYAQVSEQTVVWVANRDRPMNDTSGVIRFSSRGNLCIYASVNTTEPLWSTNVSESIVEPTLVARLSALGNLVLLDSVTEKGFWESFDHPTDSSLPFMRLGFTRKDGLDRILTSWKSPGDPSSGTFTFRINRTGFPQMILYKGMVPWWRTGSWTGLKWSGVPGMARRGSSIFHSSFVNTEDEVSITNRVTDASVITRMMVNETGYVQRFTWVATEKRWNVFWSVPKEECDYYAHCGLNGYCDPTISASFVCTCLPGFEPKIPRDWLLRDTSGGCTQKNNASICGEKEGFVKLKRVKIPDTSVASVDMNITLKECEQRCLRNCSCVAYASAYHEGEGGAKGCLTWHGDMLDARIYMDSGQDFYIRADRKEIERWNKNGSLRKRRVIFIVTSLIAAVMLLTVISFCFVRKRRKSNRRRRSSTILAPGSLDIEDQFRFEEDQGREWELPLFELNTIVTATNNFAFRNKLGEGGFGPVYKGVLENGMEIAVKRLSKNSCQGMEEFKNEVKLISKLQHRNLVRMLGCCVESEEKMLVYEYLPNKSLDYFIFDEEQRAELAWPKRMEIICGIARGILYLHQDSRLRIIHRDLKASNVLLDNEMIPKIADFGMARIFGGNQIRGSTNRVVGT from the exons ATGAAGAtcgtcttcatcttcttcttctttttctaccTCCTCCAGTCTTGTATCTGCGACAATACTATCATGAGAATGCAGTCCTTAAGAGATGGTGATCTCATATTCTCCGAAGGGAAGAGATTTGCATTTGGATTCTTCAGCCTTGGAGTTTCAAAGCTCCGATATGTTGGGATATGGTATGCTCAAGTCTCTGAGCAGACTGTTGTCTGGGTTGCAAACAGGGATCGTCCTATGAACGACACGTCTGGGGTGATTAGGTTCAGCAGCAGAGGGAATCTCTGCATCTATGCATCAGTGAACACAACAGAACCTCTCTGGTCGACTAATGTTTCGGAGAGTATAGTGGAACCAACTCTAGTGGCGAGACTCTCTGCTCTAGGGAACCTTGTTCTGCTTGATTCAGTTACAGAGAAAGGTTTCTGGGAGAGCTTTGATCATCCGACAGACTCTTCTCTTCCGTTTATGAGGTTGGGTTTCACACGAAAAGACGGCTTGGATCGCATTCTGACGTCTTGGAAATCTCCTGGTGATCCAAGTTCTGGAACTTTCACATTCCGGATAAATCGTACGGGATTTCCGCAGATGATTCTGTACAAAGGTATGGTCCCATGGTGGCGTACGGGATCGTGGACCGGGTTGAAATGGAGCGGTGTGCCTGGAATGGCAAGAAGAGGCTCTTCTATCTTCCATAGCTCGTTTGTTAATACTGAGGATGAAGTATCTATAACTAACCGTGTGACGGATGCTTCAGTCATAACAAGAATGATGGTGAACGAGACAGGATACGTGCAGCGTTTCACATGGGTCGCAACGGAGAAGAGGTGGAACGTGTTCTGGTCAGTTCCTAAAGAAGAATGCGACTACTATGCACACTGTGGCCTTAACGGTTACTGCGATCCCACAATCTCAGCATCATTTGTGTGCACATGCCTTCCGGGTTTTGAGCCAAAGATTCCCCGGGATTGGCTCTTGAGGGACACTTCAGGTGGGTGTACACAGAAAAACAACGCTTCAATATGCGGTGAGAAAGAAGGGTTTGTGAAGTTAAAGCGCGTGAAGATTCCCGACACATCGGTTGCAAGTGTGGATATGAACATAACACTGAAGGAGTGTGAGCAGAGGTGCTTGAGGAACTGCTCTTGTGTCGCTTACGCAAGCGCTTACCACGAGGGTGAGGGAGGAGCAAAAGGGTGCTTGACATGGCACGGCGATATGTTGGATGCGAGGATATACATGGATTCGGGACAAGATTTCTACATACGTGCAGACAGAAAAGAGAtag AGCGGTGGAACAAAAATGGCTCATTAAGGAAGAGGAGAGTCATTTTCATTGTCACCAGTTTGATTGCAGCCGTAATGTTGCTAACCGTCATTTCGTTCTGTTTCGTAAGGAAGCGACGAA AGTCGAACAGGCGTAGAAGATCTTCAACAATTTTGGCGCCAGGTTCTCTTGATATTGAAGACCAATTCAGATTTGAAGAGGACCAGGGGAGAGAATGGGAGTTACCTCTCTTTGAGCTTAACACTATCGTTACAGCGACGAACAATTTCGCTTTCCGTAACAAGCTTGGAGAAGGTGGTTTCGGACCCGTTTATAAG GGCGTGTTAGAAAACGGTATGGAGATAGCAGTGAAGAGGTTGTCAAAAAACTCATGCCAAGGAATGGAAGAGTTCAAGAACGAGGTCAAGTTGATATCAAAGTTGCAGCATCGGAATCTCGTGAGGATGTTAGGATGTTGCGTAGAATCAGAAGAGAAGATGTTGGTATACGAGTATTTACCAAACAAGAGCCTAGACTATTTCATATTCG ATGAAGAGCAGAGAGCGGAGTTGGCTTGGCCAAAACGGATGGAGATAATATGTGGGATTGCTCGCGGAATCTTGTATCTTCATCAAGATTCAAGACTGAGGATCATCCACAGAGACCTCAAGGCCAGCAATGTACTTCTTGACAACGAAATGATCCCCAAGATTGCGGATTTTGGCATGGCGAGAATCTTTGGCGGCAACCAAATCAGAGGAAGCACAAATCGGGTCGTCGGAACATAG
- the LOC130510151 gene encoding G-type lectin S-receptor-like serine/threonine-protein kinase RKS1 isoform X2, whose amino-acid sequence MTLLLEWVLMINFNCFTEDREEHYDTSLLFQSCICDNTIMRMQSLRDGDLIFSEGKRFAFGFFSLGVSKLRYVGIWYAQVSEQTVVWVANRDRPMNDTSGVIRFSSRGNLCIYASVNTTEPLWSTNVSESIVEPTLVARLSALGNLVLLDSVTEKGFWESFDHPTDSSLPFMRLGFTRKDGLDRILTSWKSPGDPSSGTFTFRINRTGFPQMILYKGMVPWWRTGSWTGLKWSGVPGMARRGSSIFHSSFVNTEDEVSITNRVTDASVITRMMVNETGYVQRFTWVATEKRWNVFWSVPKEECDYYAHCGLNGYCDPTISASFVCTCLPGFEPKIPRDWLLRDTSGGCTQKNNASICGEKEGFVKLKRVKIPDTSVASVDMNITLKECEQRCLRNCSCVAYASAYHEGEGGAKGCLTWHGDMLDARIYMDSGQDFYIRADRKEIERWNKNGSLRKRRVIFIVTSLIAAVMLLTVISFCFVRKRRKSNRRRRSSTILAPGSLDIEDQFRFEEDQGREWELPLFELNTIVTATNNFAFRNKLGEGGFGPVYKGVLENGMEIAVKRLSKNSCQGMEEFKNEVKLISKLQHRNLVRMLGCCVESEEKMLVYEYLPNKSLDYFIFDEEQRAELAWPKRMEIICGIARGILYLHQDSRLRIIHRDLKASNVLLDNEMIPKIADFGMARIFGGNQIRGSTNRVVGTYGYMSPEYAMEGHFSVKSDVYSFGVLILEIVTGKKNSTFHKESLNLVGQIWDLWNKDEATKVVDKLMNQKIYDENEVMKCVHIGLLCVQENASDRPDMPSVVSMFSHNANDFPPPKHPAFTSGRKTHVKNDDSTSGAYPSGENSNSVNDITLTDVHGR is encoded by the exons ATGACTCTTCTCTTAGAATGGGTATTAATGATCAATTTTAACTGCTTTACAGAAGACAGAGAAGAACACTACGATACAAGTTTGCTATTTCAG TCTTGTATCTGCGACAATACTATCATGAGAATGCAGTCCTTAAGAGATGGTGATCTCATATTCTCCGAAGGGAAGAGATTTGCATTTGGATTCTTCAGCCTTGGAGTTTCAAAGCTCCGATATGTTGGGATATGGTATGCTCAAGTCTCTGAGCAGACTGTTGTCTGGGTTGCAAACAGGGATCGTCCTATGAACGACACGTCTGGGGTGATTAGGTTCAGCAGCAGAGGGAATCTCTGCATCTATGCATCAGTGAACACAACAGAACCTCTCTGGTCGACTAATGTTTCGGAGAGTATAGTGGAACCAACTCTAGTGGCGAGACTCTCTGCTCTAGGGAACCTTGTTCTGCTTGATTCAGTTACAGAGAAAGGTTTCTGGGAGAGCTTTGATCATCCGACAGACTCTTCTCTTCCGTTTATGAGGTTGGGTTTCACACGAAAAGACGGCTTGGATCGCATTCTGACGTCTTGGAAATCTCCTGGTGATCCAAGTTCTGGAACTTTCACATTCCGGATAAATCGTACGGGATTTCCGCAGATGATTCTGTACAAAGGTATGGTCCCATGGTGGCGTACGGGATCGTGGACCGGGTTGAAATGGAGCGGTGTGCCTGGAATGGCAAGAAGAGGCTCTTCTATCTTCCATAGCTCGTTTGTTAATACTGAGGATGAAGTATCTATAACTAACCGTGTGACGGATGCTTCAGTCATAACAAGAATGATGGTGAACGAGACAGGATACGTGCAGCGTTTCACATGGGTCGCAACGGAGAAGAGGTGGAACGTGTTCTGGTCAGTTCCTAAAGAAGAATGCGACTACTATGCACACTGTGGCCTTAACGGTTACTGCGATCCCACAATCTCAGCATCATTTGTGTGCACATGCCTTCCGGGTTTTGAGCCAAAGATTCCCCGGGATTGGCTCTTGAGGGACACTTCAGGTGGGTGTACACAGAAAAACAACGCTTCAATATGCGGTGAGAAAGAAGGGTTTGTGAAGTTAAAGCGCGTGAAGATTCCCGACACATCGGTTGCAAGTGTGGATATGAACATAACACTGAAGGAGTGTGAGCAGAGGTGCTTGAGGAACTGCTCTTGTGTCGCTTACGCAAGCGCTTACCACGAGGGTGAGGGAGGAGCAAAAGGGTGCTTGACATGGCACGGCGATATGTTGGATGCGAGGATATACATGGATTCGGGACAAGATTTCTACATACGTGCAGACAGAAAAGAGAtag AGCGGTGGAACAAAAATGGCTCATTAAGGAAGAGGAGAGTCATTTTCATTGTCACCAGTTTGATTGCAGCCGTAATGTTGCTAACCGTCATTTCGTTCTGTTTCGTAAGGAAGCGACGAA AGTCGAACAGGCGTAGAAGATCTTCAACAATTTTGGCGCCAGGTTCTCTTGATATTGAAGACCAATTCAGATTTGAAGAGGACCAGGGGAGAGAATGGGAGTTACCTCTCTTTGAGCTTAACACTATCGTTACAGCGACGAACAATTTCGCTTTCCGTAACAAGCTTGGAGAAGGTGGTTTCGGACCCGTTTATAAG GGCGTGTTAGAAAACGGTATGGAGATAGCAGTGAAGAGGTTGTCAAAAAACTCATGCCAAGGAATGGAAGAGTTCAAGAACGAGGTCAAGTTGATATCAAAGTTGCAGCATCGGAATCTCGTGAGGATGTTAGGATGTTGCGTAGAATCAGAAGAGAAGATGTTGGTATACGAGTATTTACCAAACAAGAGCCTAGACTATTTCATATTCG ATGAAGAGCAGAGAGCGGAGTTGGCTTGGCCAAAACGGATGGAGATAATATGTGGGATTGCTCGCGGAATCTTGTATCTTCATCAAGATTCAAGACTGAGGATCATCCACAGAGACCTCAAGGCCAGCAATGTACTTCTTGACAACGAAATGATCCCCAAGATTGCGGATTTTGGCATGGCGAGAATCTTTGGCGGCAACCAAATCAGAGGAAGCACAAATCGGGTCGTCGGAACATA CGGATATATGTCACCGGAGTATGCAATGGAGGGTCATTTCTCCGTTAAATCCGACGTCTACAGCTTCGGAGTATTGATCTTAGAGATCGTAACAGGGAAGAAAAACAGTACTTTCCACAAGGAATCTTTGAACCTAGTTGGACAA ATATGGGATCTATGGAATAAAGATGAAGCAACGAAGGTCGTAGACAAACTAATGAACCAAAAGATTTATGATGAGAACGAAGTGATGAAGTGCGTACACATTGGGCTGCTTTGCGTACAAGAAAATGCTTCGGATAGACCAGACATGCCCTCTGTTGTGTCCATGTTTAGTCATAACGCCAATGACTTTCCTCCTCCAAAGCATCCTGCGTTCACGTCGGGAAGGAAGACACATGTCAAGAATGACGACAGCACCTCCGGTGCTTACCCCAGTGGAGAAAATAGCAATTCTGTTAATGACATTACTCTCACTGATGTTCATGGCCgttga
- the LOC130510151 gene encoding G-type lectin S-receptor-like serine/threonine-protein kinase RKS1 isoform X1 yields MNIYIILIQATSIYLNYFICLLFQRGLRKHASYGRRRSVTLSNCLDVLFHKKEVREDREEHYDTSLLFQSCICDNTIMRMQSLRDGDLIFSEGKRFAFGFFSLGVSKLRYVGIWYAQVSEQTVVWVANRDRPMNDTSGVIRFSSRGNLCIYASVNTTEPLWSTNVSESIVEPTLVARLSALGNLVLLDSVTEKGFWESFDHPTDSSLPFMRLGFTRKDGLDRILTSWKSPGDPSSGTFTFRINRTGFPQMILYKGMVPWWRTGSWTGLKWSGVPGMARRGSSIFHSSFVNTEDEVSITNRVTDASVITRMMVNETGYVQRFTWVATEKRWNVFWSVPKEECDYYAHCGLNGYCDPTISASFVCTCLPGFEPKIPRDWLLRDTSGGCTQKNNASICGEKEGFVKLKRVKIPDTSVASVDMNITLKECEQRCLRNCSCVAYASAYHEGEGGAKGCLTWHGDMLDARIYMDSGQDFYIRADRKEIERWNKNGSLRKRRVIFIVTSLIAAVMLLTVISFCFVRKRRKSNRRRRSSTILAPGSLDIEDQFRFEEDQGREWELPLFELNTIVTATNNFAFRNKLGEGGFGPVYKGVLENGMEIAVKRLSKNSCQGMEEFKNEVKLISKLQHRNLVRMLGCCVESEEKMLVYEYLPNKSLDYFIFDEEQRAELAWPKRMEIICGIARGILYLHQDSRLRIIHRDLKASNVLLDNEMIPKIADFGMARIFGGNQIRGSTNRVVGTYGYMSPEYAMEGHFSVKSDVYSFGVLILEIVTGKKNSTFHKESLNLVGQIWDLWNKDEATKVVDKLMNQKIYDENEVMKCVHIGLLCVQENASDRPDMPSVVSMFSHNANDFPPPKHPAFTSGRKTHVKNDDSTSGAYPSGENSNSVNDITLTDVHGR; encoded by the exons atgaacatatatataattctaaTTCAGGCCACCTCTatatatctaaactattttatatgtttGCTGTTTCAGAGAGGTTTGAGGAAGCATGCTTCATATGGAAGGAGGAGATCCGTCACTCTTTCTAATTGCCTTGATGTTCTTTTCCACAAGAAGGAAGTCAGAG AAGACAGAGAAGAACACTACGATACAAGTTTGCTATTTCAG TCTTGTATCTGCGACAATACTATCATGAGAATGCAGTCCTTAAGAGATGGTGATCTCATATTCTCCGAAGGGAAGAGATTTGCATTTGGATTCTTCAGCCTTGGAGTTTCAAAGCTCCGATATGTTGGGATATGGTATGCTCAAGTCTCTGAGCAGACTGTTGTCTGGGTTGCAAACAGGGATCGTCCTATGAACGACACGTCTGGGGTGATTAGGTTCAGCAGCAGAGGGAATCTCTGCATCTATGCATCAGTGAACACAACAGAACCTCTCTGGTCGACTAATGTTTCGGAGAGTATAGTGGAACCAACTCTAGTGGCGAGACTCTCTGCTCTAGGGAACCTTGTTCTGCTTGATTCAGTTACAGAGAAAGGTTTCTGGGAGAGCTTTGATCATCCGACAGACTCTTCTCTTCCGTTTATGAGGTTGGGTTTCACACGAAAAGACGGCTTGGATCGCATTCTGACGTCTTGGAAATCTCCTGGTGATCCAAGTTCTGGAACTTTCACATTCCGGATAAATCGTACGGGATTTCCGCAGATGATTCTGTACAAAGGTATGGTCCCATGGTGGCGTACGGGATCGTGGACCGGGTTGAAATGGAGCGGTGTGCCTGGAATGGCAAGAAGAGGCTCTTCTATCTTCCATAGCTCGTTTGTTAATACTGAGGATGAAGTATCTATAACTAACCGTGTGACGGATGCTTCAGTCATAACAAGAATGATGGTGAACGAGACAGGATACGTGCAGCGTTTCACATGGGTCGCAACGGAGAAGAGGTGGAACGTGTTCTGGTCAGTTCCTAAAGAAGAATGCGACTACTATGCACACTGTGGCCTTAACGGTTACTGCGATCCCACAATCTCAGCATCATTTGTGTGCACATGCCTTCCGGGTTTTGAGCCAAAGATTCCCCGGGATTGGCTCTTGAGGGACACTTCAGGTGGGTGTACACAGAAAAACAACGCTTCAATATGCGGTGAGAAAGAAGGGTTTGTGAAGTTAAAGCGCGTGAAGATTCCCGACACATCGGTTGCAAGTGTGGATATGAACATAACACTGAAGGAGTGTGAGCAGAGGTGCTTGAGGAACTGCTCTTGTGTCGCTTACGCAAGCGCTTACCACGAGGGTGAGGGAGGAGCAAAAGGGTGCTTGACATGGCACGGCGATATGTTGGATGCGAGGATATACATGGATTCGGGACAAGATTTCTACATACGTGCAGACAGAAAAGAGAtag AGCGGTGGAACAAAAATGGCTCATTAAGGAAGAGGAGAGTCATTTTCATTGTCACCAGTTTGATTGCAGCCGTAATGTTGCTAACCGTCATTTCGTTCTGTTTCGTAAGGAAGCGACGAA AGTCGAACAGGCGTAGAAGATCTTCAACAATTTTGGCGCCAGGTTCTCTTGATATTGAAGACCAATTCAGATTTGAAGAGGACCAGGGGAGAGAATGGGAGTTACCTCTCTTTGAGCTTAACACTATCGTTACAGCGACGAACAATTTCGCTTTCCGTAACAAGCTTGGAGAAGGTGGTTTCGGACCCGTTTATAAG GGCGTGTTAGAAAACGGTATGGAGATAGCAGTGAAGAGGTTGTCAAAAAACTCATGCCAAGGAATGGAAGAGTTCAAGAACGAGGTCAAGTTGATATCAAAGTTGCAGCATCGGAATCTCGTGAGGATGTTAGGATGTTGCGTAGAATCAGAAGAGAAGATGTTGGTATACGAGTATTTACCAAACAAGAGCCTAGACTATTTCATATTCG ATGAAGAGCAGAGAGCGGAGTTGGCTTGGCCAAAACGGATGGAGATAATATGTGGGATTGCTCGCGGAATCTTGTATCTTCATCAAGATTCAAGACTGAGGATCATCCACAGAGACCTCAAGGCCAGCAATGTACTTCTTGACAACGAAATGATCCCCAAGATTGCGGATTTTGGCATGGCGAGAATCTTTGGCGGCAACCAAATCAGAGGAAGCACAAATCGGGTCGTCGGAACATA CGGATATATGTCACCGGAGTATGCAATGGAGGGTCATTTCTCCGTTAAATCCGACGTCTACAGCTTCGGAGTATTGATCTTAGAGATCGTAACAGGGAAGAAAAACAGTACTTTCCACAAGGAATCTTTGAACCTAGTTGGACAA ATATGGGATCTATGGAATAAAGATGAAGCAACGAAGGTCGTAGACAAACTAATGAACCAAAAGATTTATGATGAGAACGAAGTGATGAAGTGCGTACACATTGGGCTGCTTTGCGTACAAGAAAATGCTTCGGATAGACCAGACATGCCCTCTGTTGTGTCCATGTTTAGTCATAACGCCAATGACTTTCCTCCTCCAAAGCATCCTGCGTTCACGTCGGGAAGGAAGACACATGTCAAGAATGACGACAGCACCTCCGGTGCTTACCCCAGTGGAGAAAATAGCAATTCTGTTAATGACATTACTCTCACTGATGTTCATGGCCgttga